One genomic window of Choloepus didactylus isolate mChoDid1 chromosome 27, mChoDid1.pri, whole genome shotgun sequence includes the following:
- the LOC119521966 gene encoding eukaryotic translation initiation factor 1-like, giving the protein MSAIQNLHSFDPFANASKGDDLLSAGTDYIHIRLQQRNGRKTLTTVQVIADDYNKKKLLKAFKKKFACNGTVIEHPEYGEVIQLQGDQRKNICQFLVEIGLAKDDQLKVHGF; this is encoded by the coding sequence ATGTCCGCTATCCAGAACCTCCACTCTTTCGACCCCTTTGCTAACGCAAGTAAGGGTGATGACCTGCTTTCTGCTGGGACTGATTATATCCATATAAGACTTCAACAGAGAAACGGCAGGAAGACCCTTACCACGGTCCAAGTGATCGCTGATGattacaataaaaagaaactacTGAAGGCATTTAAGAAGAAATTTGCCTGCAATGGTACTGTAATTGAGCATCCAGAATATGGAGAAGTGATTCAGCTACAGGGTGACCAGCGCAAGAACATATGCCAGTTTCTTGTAGAGATTGGACTGGCTAAGGACGACCAGCTGAAGGTTCATGGGTTTTAA